The following are encoded together in the Planctomycetaceae bacterium genome:
- a CDS encoding acyl-CoA dehydratase activase has protein sequence MGIDIGAVSASAAIVIDDPAIALAGDDWTQVTSVLNSGRRIYVSSYRRTRGKPLAAAQELMDLVVRTVGSDNVTSVCLTGSGSKIAAATLGARRVNEFKAIASALRALGVQARTVFEVGGESSKYLRLKQGPDGYDIVDYATNGDCAAGTGSFIDQQAGRLKYRIEDIGALVAGAQRSAQVAGRCSVFAKSDMIHAQQKGYTPAEVLGGLCVAVARNFRTAVVRSHPVEPPVALIGGVAANSAVVAAIQEAFGLDAGEFLVPDHFAEVPAIGAAVVAAEGAGGQALSRLSDLRAASDSAHGTFPTTAPLSLDNVVLLRNEVTQYRHDYSQGPIDAYMGIDIGSVSTNVVVIDDAGRMVAEIYTRTLGRPIEVVAEALKEIESQWGDRLNIRGVGTTGSGRELIGALIGADAVNDEITAHKTGANYVGSTMLGGRMPDTIFEIGGQDSKYISLDRGVVVDFTMNEACAAGTGSFLEERAEELDIAIKNEFAALAMSSRSPIRLGERCTVFMERDVNSYLQRGASKADLVAGLAYSVVYNYINRVVRGRKIGNCIFFQGGTAYNDAVAAAFAAVTGKQIIVPPHNGVIGAIGSALLARDKMTANGHARPRGGQTSLGGMYVSMRGNAEEDAAPVSNFRGYDMAAVDYSLREFTCKGCSNHCQIQEFNVEGDKTYWGDKCSDRYRKAARSHTKPVIEDLMSLRRKWMMDDSFMPDAAPTGPRVGLPNTMFALEWMPLWRTLLSHLGMQVVLSEATNKKIVQAGLASVVAEPCFPIIVAHGHVADLADKGVDYIFMPNIISSDTQWRNTEAHLCPWHQTLPFVVRRAPALRDAGGRFLTPVIHFREGRDFVCREFVEFFRRHELGKRLGLTRRRIADALKVAFAAQDAFNARRLQAGRHALRDLANAAAPGIVLLGRPYNIHDAGVNLSVAAKLRDNYGVNCIPQDFLDTESVDVCEINAQMYWALGRKILAAGKIVARHDNLHIIYITNFKCGPDSFIKHFVTLASGKPFLTLQFDGHSNDAGMMTRCEAYLDSKGILRPWRVDEKLAAVGS, from the coding sequence GTGGGTATAGATATCGGTGCCGTCAGCGCCAGCGCCGCCATTGTCATTGACGATCCGGCCATTGCCCTTGCCGGCGACGACTGGACGCAGGTCACATCCGTCCTCAACAGCGGGCGGCGAATTTACGTCTCCTCGTACCGACGCACGCGGGGCAAACCGCTGGCCGCCGCCCAGGAACTCATGGACCTGGTCGTCCGCACCGTCGGAAGCGACAACGTCACCTCGGTCTGCCTGACCGGCAGCGGTTCCAAGATCGCCGCCGCCACCCTCGGCGCCCGGCGCGTCAACGAGTTTAAAGCTATCGCCTCGGCGCTGCGGGCGCTGGGGGTGCAGGCTCGCACCGTCTTTGAAGTCGGAGGTGAAAGCAGCAAGTACCTGCGGCTCAAGCAGGGCCCCGACGGCTATGATATCGTCGACTACGCCACCAACGGCGACTGCGCTGCCGGCACGGGCTCGTTCATCGATCAGCAGGCCGGGCGGCTGAAGTACCGCATTGAGGATATCGGCGCCCTGGTCGCCGGGGCGCAGCGGTCGGCGCAGGTGGCCGGGCGGTGCAGCGTCTTCGCCAAGAGCGACATGATCCACGCCCAGCAGAAGGGATACACCCCCGCCGAGGTTCTGGGCGGTCTGTGCGTGGCCGTGGCTCGCAACTTCCGCACGGCGGTGGTTCGATCGCACCCGGTCGAGCCGCCCGTGGCGCTGATCGGCGGCGTGGCGGCCAATTCCGCCGTCGTTGCGGCCATCCAGGAAGCGTTCGGTCTCGATGCCGGCGAGTTCCTGGTGCCGGATCATTTTGCCGAGGTTCCCGCCATCGGCGCCGCGGTGGTCGCCGCCGAGGGCGCCGGCGGGCAGGCGCTGTCGCGGTTGTCGGACCTTCGCGCCGCCAGCGACAGCGCCCACGGGACCTTCCCCACCACCGCCCCGCTGAGCCTGGACAACGTGGTGCTGCTGCGCAACGAGGTGACGCAGTACCGCCATGATTATTCCCAGGGACCCATCGACGCGTACATGGGCATCGACATCGGCAGCGTCTCGACGAACGTCGTGGTGATCGACGACGCCGGGCGGATGGTCGCGGAGATCTACACCCGCACGCTGGGCCGTCCCATCGAGGTCGTCGCCGAGGCGCTGAAGGAAATCGAGTCGCAATGGGGCGACCGCCTGAATATCCGCGGCGTGGGGACCACCGGTTCGGGGCGCGAGCTCATCGGGGCTCTGATCGGCGCCGACGCCGTCAACGACGAGATCACCGCCCACAAGACCGGCGCCAACTACGTCGGAAGCACCATGCTCGGCGGGCGCATGCCCGACACCATCTTCGAGATCGGCGGGCAGGACTCCAAGTACATCTCCCTCGACCGCGGCGTGGTGGTCGACTTCACCATGAACGAAGCCTGCGCCGCCGGAACGGGAAGCTTTCTCGAAGAGCGGGCCGAAGAACTCGATATCGCCATCAAGAACGAGTTCGCCGCCCTGGCGATGTCCAGCCGCTCCCCCATCCGACTGGGCGAGCGATGCACCGTCTTCATGGAACGCGACGTCAACAGCTACCTCCAGCGCGGCGCGTCCAAGGCCGACCTCGTCGCCGGGCTGGCGTACTCGGTCGTCTACAACTACATCAACCGCGTCGTCCGCGGGCGAAAGATCGGCAACTGCATCTTCTTCCAGGGCGGAACGGCGTACAACGACGCGGTAGCCGCGGCGTTCGCGGCCGTCACGGGTAAGCAGATCATCGTCCCGCCGCACAACGGAGTGATCGGGGCGATCGGCTCGGCATTGCTGGCTCGCGACAAGATGACGGCCAACGGTCACGCGCGCCCGCGAGGCGGGCAGACGAGCCTGGGCGGCATGTACGTCAGCATGCGTGGAAATGCCGAGGAGGACGCGGCGCCGGTCAGCAACTTCCGCGGGTATGACATGGCGGCAGTGGATTATTCGCTGCGCGAGTTCACGTGCAAGGGCTGCTCGAACCATTGCCAGATCCAGGAGTTCAACGTCGAGGGCGACAAGACCTACTGGGGCGACAAGTGCTCCGACCGCTACCGCAAAGCCGCCCGCAGCCACACCAAGCCGGTCATCGAAGACCTGATGTCCCTGCGGCGCAAGTGGATGATGGACGATTCGTTCATGCCCGACGCGGCGCCGACGGGACCGCGGGTGGGCCTGCCCAACACCATGTTCGCCCTGGAGTGGATGCCGCTGTGGCGCACGCTGCTGTCGCACCTGGGAATGCAGGTGGTGCTCTCGGAGGCGACCAACAAGAAGATCGTGCAGGCGGGTCTGGCCAGCGTGGTGGCCGAACCGTGCTTCCCGATCATCGTCGCGCACGGGCACGTGGCCGACCTGGCCGACAAGGGCGTCGACTACATCTTCATGCCCAATATCATCTCCAGCGACACCCAGTGGCGCAATACCGAGGCGCACCTGTGCCCCTGGCACCAGACGCTGCCCTTTGTGGTGCGCCGCGCCCCAGCCCTGCGCGACGCGGGCGGCCGCTTCCTCACGCCGGTGATCCACTTCCGCGAAGGGCGCGACTTCGTCTGCCGCGAGTTCGTCGAGTTCTTCCGCCGCCATGAACTGGGCAAGCGCCTGGGCCTGACCCGCCGCCGAATTGCCGACGCCCTGAAGGTGGCCTTTGCCGCCCAGGACGCCTTCAACGCCCGGCGCCTCCAGGCCGGACGCCACGCCCTGCGCGACCTGGCCAACGCCGCCGCGCCGGGCATCGTCCTGCTGGGGCGGCCTTACAATATCCACGACGCCGGCGTGAACCTCTCGGTCGCCGCCAAGCTGCGCGACAACTACGGCGTCAACTGCATCCCGCAGGACTTCCTGGATACCGAGAGCGTAGACGTCTGCGAGATCAACGCCCAGATGTACTGGGCCCTGGGGCGCAAGATCCTCGCCGCCGGAAAGATCGTCGCCCGACACGACAACCTGCACATCATCTATATCACCAACTTCAAGTGCGGGCCCGATTCGTTCATCAAGCACTTCGTCACGCTGGCCTCGGGCAAGCCGTTCCTGACCCTCCAGTTCGACGGCCACAGCAACGACGCCGGTATGATGACCCGCTGCGAGGCCTACCTCGACAGCAAAGGCATCCTGCGCCCCTGGCGCGTAGACGAAAAACTCGCCGCCGTCGGTTCGTAG
- a CDS encoding PEP-CTERM sorting domain-containing protein (PEP-CTERM proteins occur, often in large numbers, in the proteomes of bacteria that also encode an exosortase, a predicted intramembrane cysteine proteinase. The presence of a PEP-CTERM domain at a protein's C-terminus predicts cleavage within the sorting domain, followed by covalent anchoring to some some component of the (usually Gram-negative) cell surface. Many PEP-CTERM proteins exhibit an unusual sequence composition that includes large numbers of potential glycosylation sites. Expression of one such protein has been shown restore the ability of a bacterium to form floc, a type of biofilm.): MLKFICAIFSLMLLASPSMGAFSGSLDSQTGGLLGTGSWGAGPSSIAWTVTELTGGTWQYDYSLTVPSRKIKKLVLETSLGGADFLSFSSTPMTRTKLKTFSSLSNQPQDIRGLGISPNRKTRTLEFSFETDAAPVWGDFYAQGPKETFTTGKGSNKKKYKTDLALWNAGFIGWPTPELDPTSAAANGSIGNHILVPGSANGNGGSNGGASNGEGVVPEPLTLLGLGLAVAAVAGKLVRRRNNATV; this comes from the coding sequence ATGTTGAAGTTTATCTGCGCAATATTTTCATTGATGTTGCTGGCCAGCCCGTCGATGGGGGCCTTTTCCGGCTCCCTTGATTCGCAGACTGGCGGCCTGTTGGGAACGGGCTCCTGGGGCGCCGGGCCATCGTCTATTGCCTGGACGGTGACCGAACTGACGGGCGGAACGTGGCAGTATGATTACTCCCTTACCGTCCCCAGCCGGAAGATCAAGAAGCTGGTTCTGGAGACCTCGCTTGGCGGGGCCGACTTCCTCAGCTTCTCCAGTACGCCCATGACCAGGACCAAGCTCAAAACGTTCAGTTCACTGTCGAATCAGCCGCAGGATATCCGCGGCTTGGGGATCTCTCCCAACCGCAAGACGCGCACTCTGGAGTTCAGCTTTGAAACAGACGCAGCGCCGGTCTGGGGCGACTTCTATGCTCAAGGCCCCAAGGAAACCTTCACCACCGGAAAAGGCAGCAACAAGAAGAAGTACAAAACCGACTTGGCCCTGTGGAACGCCGGGTTCATCGGTTGGCCCACGCCGGAACTCGACCCGACGTCGGCCGCCGCCAACGGCTCCATCGGCAACCATATCCTGGTTCCCGGTTCGGCCAACGGCAATGGCGGCAGCAACGGCGGCGCAAGCAATGGCGAGGGCGTGGTCCCTGAGCCGCTGACATTGCTGGGCCTGGGTCTGGCGGTGGCGGCGGTGGCTGGCAAGCTCGTTCGCCGCCGGAACAACGCGACGGTCTAA
- a CDS encoding response regulator → MQSLRRQARTLDAFFDHSLTPLVILDRDFNFVRVNDAYARACQKRPEDFAGCNHFELYPHEENEAIFSRVVQTGEGFRIDAKPFDFPDHPEWGTTYWNWTLTPLLDDRGRVDQLLFALEDVTRHHQAQRQLAALNCQLHRRANHLQAMALEIHQAEQRERRRLAVLLHDNLQQSLAGAKLSLTAARRRAGDDALKDVLSQVDNLLSDSMEVSRVLAMDLSPPIVYEADLADALGWLGRQMQSMHGVDVQVRVEGVLAEPVEPLRVFLFTAVRELLLNVARHSQAQRADVHLQSTDDHLEVTVTDQGVGFDPAALRAAGGSSGGFGLFSIAQRIELLGGSLGVESQPGRGSKVVLTAPIGKASLGKTSVAAAASPQPASDTARKDKVITVLLVDDHKVMREGLAALLGEEEDIEIVGQAADGRTAIDMALRTRPDAIIMDISMPGMNGIEATSHIVAQQPDTCVIGLSMHDQSDMAAKMQQAGAKAYVSKGGPAEDLIAAIRANVCK, encoded by the coding sequence GTGCAGTCGTTGCGACGCCAAGCGCGCACGCTGGACGCATTTTTCGATCACTCGCTGACGCCGCTGGTCATTCTCGATCGGGATTTCAATTTTGTCCGCGTCAACGACGCCTACGCCCGCGCCTGCCAGAAACGCCCCGAGGATTTCGCCGGGTGCAATCATTTCGAACTCTATCCGCACGAGGAAAACGAGGCGATTTTCAGTCGCGTCGTCCAGACCGGCGAAGGCTTTCGCATCGACGCCAAACCGTTTGACTTTCCCGACCATCCTGAATGGGGCACGACCTACTGGAACTGGACCCTCACGCCGCTGCTGGACGATCGCGGGCGCGTGGACCAACTGCTGTTCGCCCTGGAAGACGTCACGCGCCACCACCAGGCCCAGCGGCAACTGGCGGCATTGAACTGCCAGCTCCACCGCCGGGCGAACCACCTCCAGGCGATGGCCCTGGAGATCCACCAGGCCGAGCAGCGCGAGCGGCGCCGCCTGGCAGTCCTGCTTCACGACAACCTTCAGCAGTCGTTGGCCGGGGCCAAGCTCAGTCTCACCGCCGCGCGACGCCGCGCCGGCGATGACGCCCTCAAGGACGTGCTCTCGCAGGTGGACAATCTCCTGTCCGATTCGATGGAAGTCTCACGCGTCCTGGCGATGGACCTCAGCCCGCCGATCGTCTACGAGGCCGACCTGGCAGACGCGCTGGGGTGGCTGGGGCGCCAGATGCAGAGCATGCACGGCGTGGACGTGCAGGTGCGCGTCGAGGGCGTTCTGGCCGAACCGGTCGAACCGCTGCGGGTGTTTCTCTTTACCGCCGTGCGAGAGTTGCTGCTGAACGTGGCGCGGCATTCCCAGGCCCAGCGGGCTGACGTCCACCTGCAAAGCACCGACGATCATCTCGAAGTCACCGTCACCGACCAGGGCGTCGGGTTCGATCCCGCGGCGCTTCGGGCGGCCGGTGGGTCGTCGGGCGGGTTCGGTCTCTTCAGCATCGCCCAGCGCATCGAACTGCTGGGCGGTTCGCTGGGCGTCGAGAGCCAGCCCGGGCGCGGAAGCAAGGTGGTGCTGACCGCCCCGATCGGCAAGGCGTCCTTGGGCAAAACGTCCGTCGCGGCGGCGGCCTCGCCACAGCCCGCATCGGACACCGCCCGGAAAGACAAGGTCATCACCGTCCTGCTCGTGGACGACCACAAGGTCATGCGCGAGGGGCTGGCGGCGCTGCTGGGGGAGGAGGAAGATATCGAGATCGTCGGCCAAGCCGCCGACGGAAGAACCGCCATCGACATGGCCCTGCGCACCCGCCCGGACGCAATCATCATGGATATTTCCATGCCCGGCATGAACGGCATCGAAGCGACGTCGCATATCGTCGCCCAGCAACCCGACACCTGCGTGATCGGGCTGTCCATGCACGACCAGTCCGACATGGCCGCCAAGATGCAGCAGGCCGGCGCCAAAGCCTACGTCAGCAAGGGCGGTCCGGCCGAAGACCTCATTGCCGCCATCCGCGCCAACGTCTGCAAGTAG
- a CDS encoding alpha-L-fucosidase, translating to MLSATLAAAAGEPAPATQPAGASAPIIPPASNTAEGIQRWRDMKFGIFLHWGPGAVGGKELSWSRQTHKRFADYPADVYDNFYKKFKAEKFNAEEWAKIVADSGAKYMVFVTKHHDGFCNWDTAITDYKGTAKDCPFGRDAAKELSQAAAKKGLMLGWYFSQRDWHDRDFMTQNYKVFAAKIRKQIEELCGGKYGPIGVIWFDAAGPYPEGFWDGRNLFKRIYELQPGCLINDRCGLRGDFSSLTRRVGDFERLRPWESAVPMGTGWSWRPDAKHMTYEQCMNMLIRCAGSDGNFLLNIGPHPDGHIIAEEVAILRKMGAWLGQYGKSIYKTRGGPYEPADWGAATCRENTIFLHIQKWPAAGKLTLPALKQKITASAALTGGKAAVEQTDKGLSISLPKENQDAIDTIIELTLDGPAFDAAEPAPAPTAPAKP from the coding sequence ATGTTATCCGCTACTCTGGCCGCTGCCGCCGGCGAACCGGCGCCGGCGACGCAACCGGCAGGCGCCTCGGCGCCAATCATTCCCCCGGCCAGCAACACCGCCGAAGGCATCCAGCGTTGGCGCGACATGAAGTTCGGCATCTTCCTGCATTGGGGCCCCGGCGCCGTCGGCGGCAAGGAATTGAGCTGGTCGCGACAGACCCACAAACGATTCGCCGACTATCCCGCCGACGTGTACGACAACTTCTACAAGAAGTTCAAGGCCGAGAAGTTCAACGCCGAGGAGTGGGCCAAGATCGTTGCCGACAGCGGGGCCAAGTACATGGTCTTCGTCACCAAGCACCACGACGGGTTCTGCAACTGGGACACGGCCATCACCGATTACAAGGGCACCGCCAAAGACTGCCCGTTCGGGCGCGACGCGGCGAAGGAGCTCTCGCAGGCCGCGGCGAAAAAGGGCCTCATGCTGGGGTGGTACTTTTCGCAGCGCGACTGGCACGACCGGGACTTCATGACGCAGAACTACAAGGTGTTCGCCGCCAAGATCCGCAAGCAGATCGAGGAGCTCTGCGGCGGCAAGTACGGCCCCATCGGCGTGATCTGGTTCGACGCGGCCGGGCCTTACCCCGAAGGGTTCTGGGACGGGCGCAACCTGTTCAAGCGAATTTACGAACTGCAGCCGGGCTGCCTGATCAACGACCGCTGCGGGCTGCGGGGCGATTTCTCAAGCCTGACCCGCCGCGTGGGCGACTTCGAGCGCCTGCGGCCCTGGGAAAGCGCCGTGCCGATGGGCACGGGCTGGTCGTGGCGGCCGGATGCCAAGCACATGACCTACGAGCAGTGCATGAACATGCTGATCCGCTGCGCGGGGTCGGACGGCAACTTCCTGCTGAACATCGGCCCGCACCCCGACGGGCACATTATCGCAGAAGAAGTCGCCATCCTCCGCAAGATGGGCGCCTGGCTGGGCCAGTACGGAAAGAGCATCTACAAGACCCGCGGCGGCCCGTACGAACCGGCCGACTGGGGCGCAGCCACCTGCCGTGAGAATACGATCTTCCTGCACATCCAGAAATGGCCGGCCGCGGGTAAGCTGACCCTGCCCGCTCTGAAGCAGAAGATCACCGCCAGTGCCGCCCTCACCGGCGGCAAAGCCGCCGTCGAGCAGACCGACAAAGGCCTGAGCATCTCACTGCCCAAAGAAAATCAAGACGCCATCGACACGATCATCGAACTGACCCTCGACGGCCCAGCCTTCGACGCCGCCGAACCCGCGCCCGCGCCGACTGCACCGGCAAAACCATGA
- a CDS encoding SPASM domain-containing protein, whose amino-acid sequence MGTHSRSSRHHLAPRDPDERRFFDEHGYTPAPRLVQWMATLRCPLSCGHCLAAGDHTMSDMPIETALRLVDEAADMGVGEFLVTGGEPLCRADLRPVLECLSQRRLPWSLNTAIMPVGELREAIETHPPRFAAVSLDGPKDVHDSFRGRGDSFEQALAAIRFFSGLGNCRVAAGTTVTTHNFAALGETFRLTVASGAHSWGIHLPVPQGRAAKRPDLFLSKKQLGDLMRFVARRRAYFPVTMADEIGYTGDWEPQLRDSPFRCGAGIAQCVVLPDGSVVPCTTLDTLTAAGNIHDRPLAEIWRDGFSALRHRQMEGRCTACKYAPACGGGCWLQRRSGTHCFRSVWHVGAALKTAAGMAVCMGVLHAAAADDPPKAPAQTRPAVKQLVKGVQEASAIEQAIVAWYAMPLGGYSYDRLPLADRSVPDALVSDPAGIFLAQYRQGLLPKDAPGLAQALDKAVQTPQRSLAFSALMWRALAEHCLADAAPQQRTPADRKALREAMAALEKTSLAWRSEIFEKKLDPYLARGRSGQIFQFMMSKAIRPGERELNAQNHLAKDTAIERWGGPQDEAKANATPPEPLEGYLERHPYAEAMRLEVAGSSRVNASRFSASGPARGAPSSMGIFDIIETGDDGAEMTVRDAVGKTAYTVKLPPKAELTYADLLGLVYRQNEPALDAAAKEHLKKFANRQLGQTAPLLLPAMLKTPPGQARAYEKQIWLADFWMF is encoded by the coding sequence ATGGGCACGCACAGCAGATCGTCACGACATCATCTTGCCCCGCGCGACCCGGATGAGCGGCGGTTCTTTGACGAGCATGGCTACACCCCCGCGCCGCGGCTGGTGCAGTGGATGGCCACGCTGCGGTGCCCGCTGAGCTGCGGGCACTGCCTGGCCGCGGGCGATCACACGATGAGCGACATGCCCATCGAGACGGCGCTGCGACTGGTCGATGAGGCGGCCGATATGGGTGTCGGCGAGTTTCTGGTCACCGGCGGCGAGCCGTTGTGCCGGGCGGACCTTAGGCCGGTGCTCGAATGCCTGTCGCAGCGCCGCCTGCCGTGGAGCCTCAACACCGCGATCATGCCCGTCGGCGAACTGCGCGAGGCCATCGAGACCCATCCGCCGCGGTTCGCGGCTGTCAGCCTCGATGGGCCCAAGGACGTGCATGACTCCTTCCGCGGTCGCGGCGATTCGTTCGAGCAGGCGCTGGCGGCCATCCGCTTCTTCAGCGGCCTGGGCAATTGCCGCGTGGCCGCAGGCACCACGGTGACCACGCACAACTTCGCGGCCTTGGGCGAGACGTTTCGCCTGACCGTCGCCAGCGGGGCACACTCGTGGGGCATCCACCTGCCCGTGCCGCAGGGCCGCGCCGCCAAACGGCCAGACTTGTTCCTGTCCAAGAAGCAACTGGGCGACCTCATGCGTTTCGTCGCCCGCCGCCGAGCGTACTTCCCGGTGACGATGGCCGACGAGATCGGCTACACCGGCGACTGGGAACCGCAGCTTCGCGACAGCCCCTTCCGCTGCGGGGCCGGCATCGCACAGTGCGTCGTGCTGCCCGACGGCAGCGTCGTGCCCTGCACGACGCTGGATACCTTGACGGCGGCTGGCAACATTCACGACCGCCCGCTGGCGGAGATCTGGCGCGATGGTTTCTCGGCACTGCGCCACCGGCAAATGGAAGGCCGCTGCACCGCCTGCAAATACGCCCCCGCCTGCGGCGGAGGGTGCTGGCTGCAGCGGCGCAGCGGTACACACTGCTTCCGCTCGGTCTGGCATGTCGGCGCCGCCCTGAAGACCGCCGCTGGAATGGCCGTCTGCATGGGCGTGCTCCACGCCGCGGCGGCGGACGATCCGCCCAAGGCGCCGGCGCAGACCCGGCCCGCTGTGAAACAGCTCGTCAAAGGCGTGCAGGAAGCCTCGGCCATCGAACAGGCCATCGTGGCCTGGTATGCCATGCCGCTGGGCGGGTATTCTTACGACCGTCTTCCCCTGGCCGACCGCTCTGTTCCCGACGCCTTGGTGAGCGACCCGGCAGGAATCTTCCTGGCCCAGTACCGCCAGGGCCTGCTGCCAAAGGATGCCCCCGGTCTGGCGCAGGCTCTGGACAAGGCCGTGCAGACGCCGCAGCGGTCGCTGGCGTTTTCGGCCCTGATGTGGCGAGCACTGGCCGAGCACTGTCTGGCCGACGCGGCACCCCAGCAGCGCACGCCCGCCGACCGCAAAGCCCTGCGCGAAGCGATGGCCGCACTCGAGAAGACATCGCTCGCCTGGCGCAGCGAGATATTCGAAAAGAAGCTCGACCCGTACCTGGCGCGCGGCCGCTCGGGGCAGATATTCCAGTTCATGATGAGCAAGGCAATTCGGCCTGGCGAGCGAGAACTCAACGCCCAGAATCACCTGGCCAAAGACACTGCCATCGAGCGCTGGGGCGGGCCGCAGGACGAGGCCAAAGCCAACGCAACCCCGCCTGAGCCGCTAGAAGGCTACCTCGAGCGGCACCCATACGCCGAGGCCATGCGCCTGGAGGTGGCTGGTTCGTCGCGGGTCAACGCCTCGCGATTCAGCGCCTCAGGCCCCGCCCGCGGCGCCCCCAGCAGCATGGGCATCTTCGACATCATCGAAACCGGCGACGACGGGGCCGAAATGACCGTCCGCGACGCCGTCGGCAAGACCGCCTACACGGTAAAACTCCCGCCCAAAGCCGAGCTGACCTACGCTGATCTGCTGGGCCTGGTCTACCGCCAGAACGAACCCGCCCTCGACGCGGCCGCCAAGGAGCACCTCAAGAAGTTCGCCAACCGCCAACTGGGCCAGACCGCCCCGCTCCTCCTGCCGGCAATGCTGAAAACCCCACCCGGCCAGGCCCGCGCCTACGAAAAACAAATCTGGCTGGCGGACTTCTGGATGTTCTGA